Proteins found in one Planctomycetaceae bacterium genomic segment:
- a CDS encoding type II secretion system protein GspG codes for MPRGTPQSSDVVSFPVPIRDIRDIRLRQGYGGQVRGRNFPVPGFTLVELLAVLTILTLLVAMAVGVGTYVMDKAKKTNTENVQKMVLSAIDAYQSVAGAYPASSADTASLVTALKGQRLSKEKFDRIPAEYLDSTGAKILDGYGKEMRYESNGGFGNAPVLISGGKDGIIDAPSDTDNIRSDGR; via the coding sequence ATGCCCCGGGGCACTCCCCAGTCTTCTGATGTTGTTTCTTTCCCCGTCCCTATTCGTGACATTCGTGACATCCGCCTTCGCCAAGGCTACGGCGGACAGGTTCGTGGACGTAACTTCCCCGTCCCCGGTTTTACGCTGGTCGAGTTATTGGCGGTGCTGACGATCCTGACGCTCCTGGTGGCCATGGCCGTCGGCGTGGGCACCTATGTCATGGACAAGGCCAAGAAGACCAACACAGAGAACGTTCAAAAGATGGTGCTTTCCGCCATCGATGCATACCAGTCGGTCGCCGGCGCGTATCCCGCCAGCAGCGCCGACACCGCCTCGCTGGTGACAGCCCTGAAGGGACAGCGCCTTTCCAAGGAAAAGTTCGACCGCATTCCCGCCGAGTATCTCGACAGCACCGGCGCCAAGATTCTCGACGGTTACGGCAAAGAGATGCGATACGAGTCCAATGGCGGGTTCGGCAACGCACCGGTGCTGATCTCGGGGGGCAAGGACGGAATCATCGACGCCCCCAGCGACACTGACAACATCCGCAGCGACGGCAGATAG